The following are from one region of the Phyllostomus discolor isolate MPI-MPIP mPhyDis1 chromosome 9, mPhyDis1.pri.v3, whole genome shotgun sequence genome:
- the THBD gene encoding thrombomodulin, which produces MTVECPNSMMQVLLFSVLGPAALGLPALPEPQPHGSQCIQQDCYSLFRGPTPFPTASLACERLQGHLMTVRSSVAADVISLLLSGDGGHSSRLWIGLKLPSGCSNLGQLGPLRGFQWVTGDNQTSYSRWARLPPEPLCGPLCVLVSASGSPEPGEQVWEEEQCLVKADGFLCEFHFPASCRPLTVEHGATAAASVSISYSTPFGARGTDFQALPVGSSAAVSPFGVELVCELRAGDAEARWGREVQGPWDCSVENGGCQHVCNRNAGVLRCLCPADTATQEDRRSCAAPGEHSCDKLCEHFCFRNPEVPGSYSCMCETGYKLASDQHQCEDVDDCMQVPSPCQQVCVNNQGGFECHCHPGYYMVDGECVESVDPCIGTNCEYQCQPLSKTDYRCVCAEGFAPNPQAPHRCQMFCNQSSCTADCDPNKPDSCQCPEGYILDEGFMCTDIDECDNGNCPGAFSCRNLPGSYECICGPDSSQAGTDCDLTNMSNASGDEGGSGDHPISATPGTTSNPSPAGSGHSGVLTGISILSLSLVVALLALLCHLRKKQGSMQAELEYKCEVPDKEVVLQHVNTEQAPQKL; this is translated from the coding sequence ATGACCGTGGAGTGCCCGAACAGCATGATGCAGGTCCTGCTCTTCAGCGTGTTGGGTCCCGCTGCCCTGGGACTCCCGGCGCTCCCAGAGCCACAGCCCCACGGCAGCCAGTGCATTCAACAGGACTGCTACTCGCTCTTCCGGGGCCCTACGCCCTTCCCCACCGCCAGCCTTGCCTGCGAACGCCTGCAGGGCCACCTGATGACTGTGCGCTCCTCAGTGGCAGCTGATGTCATCTCCCTGCTACTGAGCGGCGACGGAGGCCACAGCTCTCGCCTCTGGATTGGCCTGAAGCTTCCATCCGGCTGCAGCAACCTAGGGCAACTAGGTCCCTTGCGTGGCTTCCAGTGGGTTACCGGCGACAACCAGACCAGCTACAGCAGGTGGGCTCGGCTTCCTCCTGAGCCTCTCTGCGGTCCCTTGTGCGTCTTGGTCTCCGCGTCCGGGTCTCCCGAGCCCGGTGAGCAGGTGTGGGAGGAGGAACAGTGCTTGGTGAAGGCCGACGGCTTCCTCTGCGAGTTCCACTTCCCAGCATCTTGCAGGCCTCTAACTGTGGAGCACGGAGCAACGGCGGCCGCCAGCGTCTCTATCTCTTACAGCACCCCGTTCGGTGCCCGAGGCACAGACTTTCAGGCGCTGCCAGTTGGTAGCTCCGCCGCGGTATCGCCCTTTGGAGTGGAGCTGGTGTGTGAGCTGAGAGCAGGAGATGCTGAGGCCCGCTGGGGCCGAGAGGTGCAGGGCCCCTGGGACTGCAGCGTGGAGAACGGAGGCTGCCAGCACGTGTGCAACCGGAACGCCGGGGTGTTGCGCTGCCTCTGCCCAGCAGACACCGCCACTCAGGAGGACCGGCGCTCTTGTGCAGCGCCTGGGGAGCACTCCTGCGACAAGCTCTGTGAGCACTTCTGCTTCCGAAACCCGGAAGTGCCCGGCTCCTACTCTTGCATGTGCGAAACTGGCTACAAGCTGGCTTCGGATCAGCACCAGTGTGAGGATGTAGACGACTGTATGCAAGTGCCAAGTCCATGTCAGCAGGTCTGTGTCAACAATCAGGGAGGCTTCGAGTGCCATTGCCATCCTGGCTACTACATGGTGGACGGTGAGTGCGTGGAGTCAGTGGACCCGTGCATCGGGACTAACTGCGAGTACCAGTGCCAGCCCTTGAGCAAAACTGATTACCGCTGTGTCTGCGCAGAGGGTTTCGCGCCCAACCCCCAAGCACCACACAGGTGCCAAATGTTCTGCAACCAGTCTTCATGCACAGCCGACTGCGACCCTAACAAGCCCGACAGCTGCCAGTGCCCTGAGGGCTACATTTTGGACGAAGGATTCATGTGCACAGACATCGATGAGTGTGACAATGGCAACTGTCCAGGTGCATTTTCGTGCAGAAACCTCCCTGGCTCCTATGAGTGCATCTGCGGGCCTGACTCGTCCCAGGCTGGCACCGATTGTGACCTCACCAACATGAGCAACGCTAGTGGTGATGAGGGCGGCTCCGGGGACCACCCCATCAGCGCAACTCCTGGCACCACCTCAAACCCGTCGCCTGCAGGGTCTGGACATTCGGGTGTGCTTACTGGCATCTCCATCTTGAGCTTGTCTTTAGTGGTGGCGCTTTTGGCACTCCTCTGCCACCTGCGTAAGAAGCAAGGCTCCATGCAGGCCGAGCTGGAGTACAAGTGTGAGGTCCCTGACAAGGAAGTGGTGTTGCAGCACGTGAACACGGAGCAGGCGCCTCAAAAACTCTGA